In the genome of Mycteria americana isolate JAX WOST 10 ecotype Jacksonville Zoo and Gardens chromosome 7, USCA_MyAme_1.0, whole genome shotgun sequence, one region contains:
- the CAMK2N2 gene encoding calcium/calmodulin-dependent protein kinase II inhibitor 2, with the protein MSQVLPYGEDKVGRYGAEPEAGELPFSCRLQDTNAFFGGNQGKRPPKLGQIGRAKRVVIEDDRIDEVLKGMTEKSPPGV; encoded by the exons ATGTCGCAGGTGCTGCCCTACGGCGAGGACAAGGTGGGCCGCTACGGCGCCGAGCCCGAGGCGGGGGAGCTGCCCTTCAGCTGCCGCCTGCAGGACACCAACGCCTTCTTCGGGGGCAACCAGGGCAAGCGGCCCCCCAAGCTGGGACAGATCGGCCGCGCCAAGAGAG TGGTGATCGAGGATGACCGGATAGACGAGGTGCTCAAGGGCATGACGGAGAAGTCGCCGCCGGGGGTGTAA
- the EEF1AKMT4 gene encoding EEF1A lysine methyltransferase 4, giving the protein MERRRAPAANRRYRQRRFWDALYRQEGAEPREWLGGLSRFLPQLQAELRPGDRILVLGCGNSALSHDLHELGYTDVTSIDFSPACIAAMRARYARCPGLRWAVMDIRALAFPDASFDVVLEKGTLDVLMVEETDPWDVSPQAAAAMHRVLAEVSRVLRPGGCFISITFAQPHFRKPHYAQEAFGWSLRHTACGDGDAGAFHYFLYVMRKGQPLDAPDLALGRRLHQPPPPPAPPPPPAPPDNDEDYLLAIQL; this is encoded by the exons atGGAGCGGcggcgcgcgcccgccgccaaCCGGCGCTACCGGCAGCGCCGCTTCTGGGACGCGCTGTACCGGCAGGAGGGCGCCGAGCCCCgggagtggctgggggggctgtCCCGGTTCCTCCCGCAGCTGCAGGCCGAGCTGCGCCCCGGTGACCGCATCCTCGTCCTCG GCTGTGGCAACAGCGCCCTGAGCCACGACCTGCACGAGCTGGGCTACACCGACGTCACCAGCATCGACTTCTCCCCCGCCTGCATCGCGGCCATGCGCGCCCGCTACGCCCGCTGCCCCGGCCTGCGCTGGGCCGTCATGGACATCCGCGCCCTCGCCTTCCCCGACGCCTCCTTCGACGTGGTGCTGGAGAAGGGCACCCTCGACGTGCTGATGGTGGAGGAGACCGACCCGTGGGATGTCTCGCCCCAGGCGGCCGCCGCGATGCACCGGGTGCTGGCGGAG GTGAGCCGGGTGCTGCGCCCGGGGGGCTGCTTCATCTCCATCACCTTCGCCCAGCCCCACTTCCGCAAGCCCCACTATGCCCAGGAGGCCTTCGGCTGGTCCCTGCGCCACACcgcctgcggggacggggacgccggtGCCTTCCACTACTTCCTCTACGTCATGCGCAAGGGGCAGCCCCTGGATGCCCCCGACCTGGCCCTGGGGCGCCGGCTGcaccagccccccccgccccccgccccgccgccgccccccgcccccccagacAACGATGAGGACTATCTCCTTGCCATCCAGCTGTGA
- the ALG3 gene encoding dol-P-Man:Man(5)GlcNAc(2)-PP-Dol alpha-1,3-mannosyltransferase, with protein MAAGLGAAALRRAWRERRAALLEPSYTPLVAACLCLAEGGVNLWVIRRVPYTEIDWKAYMQEVEGFANGTLDYTRLKGDTGPLVYPAGFVYIFLGLYYATGRGTDIRLAQYLFAGLYLLNLLLVFRIYCRTNKVPPYVFFFMCCASYRIHSIFVLRLFNDPVAMAILFLAINLFLEERWSWGCLLFSLAVSVKMNILLFAPGLLFLLLQRFGLLGCIPKLCICALLQVILGLPFLLVNPVGYLTRSFDLGRQFQFKWTVNWRFLPEEVFQNRAFHTTLLLAHLAGLGLFALHRWHRSKESILALLKDPAERKHPSPPLTVNKIVFVLFSSNFLGVCCSRSLHYQFYVWYFHTLPYLLWCTPTAKLAHMPKVLLLGMIELCWNTYPSTVCSSLSLHICHGLVLLQLWYGTAPPLAPHTPPTSRRPAAISKKAQ; from the exons atggcggcggggctgggggcggcggcgctgcggcgggcctggcgggagcggcgggcggcgctgctggagcccagctACACCCCGCTGGTGGccgcctgcctctgcctggccgAGGGCGGCGTCAACCTCTGGGTCATCCGCAGGGTGCCCT ACACCGAGATCGACTGGAAGGCCTACATGCAGGAGGTGGAGGGCTTTGCCAACGGGACCCTCGACTACACCCGGCTGAAGGGCGACACGGGGCCGCTGGT CTACCCCGCCGGCTTCGTCTACATCTTCCTGGGCCTGTACTACGCCACGGGCCGCGGCACTGACATCCGCCTGGCGCAGTACCTCTTTGCCGGCCTCTACCTCCTCAACCTCCTCCTCGTCTTCCGCATCTACTGCCGAACCAACAAG GTCCCCCCGtatgttttcttcttcatgtgcTGTGCCTCCTACCGCATCCACTCCATCTTTGTCCTGCGGCTCTTTAACGACCCTGTCGCCATGGCCATCCTCTTCCTCGCCATCAACCTCTTCCTGGAGGAGCGCTGGTCCTGGGGCTGCCTCCTCTTCAG CCTGGCTGTGTCCGTGAAGATGAACATCCTGCTCTTCGCACCTggacttctcttcctcctcctccaacgGTTCGGTCTGCTGGGCTGTATCCCCAAGCTCTGCATCTGTGCCCTGCTCCAG GTGATTCTGGGGCTGCCCTTCCTGCTGGTGAACCCCGTGGGGTACCTGACCCGCTCCTTTGACCTGGGCCGCCAGTTCCAGTTCAAATGGACGGTGAACTGGCGCTTCCTCCCAGAAGAGGTTTTCCAGAATCGAGCTTTCCACACCACGTTGCTCCTGGCTCACCTGGCTGGCCTGGGGCTCTTTGCACTGCACCGGTGGCACAG GTCCAAAGAGAgcatcctggctctgctgaaggaTCCTGCTGAAAGGAAACACCCGTCCCCTCCCTTGACCGTCAACA AGATCGTCTTCGTCCTCTTCTCCTCCAACTTCCTGGGCGTCTGCTGCAGCCGCTCCCTGCACTACCAATTCTACGTCTGGTATTTCCACACGCTGCCCTACTTACTCTGGTGCACCCCTACCGCCAAGCTCGCCCACATGCCCAA GGTACTGCTGCTGGGCATGATCGAGCTCTGCTGGAACACCTACCCCTCCACGGtctgcagctccctctccctccacaTCTGCCACGGACTCGTCCTGCTCCAGCTCTGGTACGGCACGGCCCCCCCACTGGCGCCGCACACCCCCCCGACAAGCAGGAGACCCGCAGCCATCTCCAAGAAGGCCCAGTGA
- the VWA5B2 gene encoding von Willebrand factor A domain-containing protein 5B2, which yields MPGLYALSSWDALPLKSSRVKACANGYSLSITAHLVYTNPHEEPVEGIFIYPLEESEVVAGFEAAVGSRRVTFQVQNRHRAQDCCLQCGPSPGRPRRCAGGHLVLDEDTERSAFVIVTGALCPAESLAVTLSTVQELATLPDGALRLLLPPVLAPRVPAVPESEPASLCDDRLALCPTSCFGGPGARSQPSPTTPAESVDVFRGRPSNPFPYEFAFELLVKGPCLLAGLESPSHALRADADPWASSATTTCVTLAEPHRYDRDLEIILYPCEPHHPHLVMENGTMTYPEYEAHVRSRRDYVRIARKDGSGERQVAFVQKRFHKDIFPNPVLMLNFCPAAEGVPGDLQSVTREVLFLVDRSSTMSSPNLDKVKEALLVALKSLPSGTLLNVAGFGADVKPLFPSSRLCSNETLRYACEHLGGLRADAGGTNLLAALGWALAQPLHHGYPRQLFLFTDAAAGNAGRILRLVRRQASTVRCFSFGMGLRACRQLLKGMAKVSGGRAEFLSPAERLQPKLIKSLKKAIEPAVSDITIDWYVPDSMEALLSPTELPTLYPGDRLVSYCVLYSIARFRDRHPPGREGARQGSRGSAFPSQEEVPSTRESRQLPRSTPGSGDASLELSAGGTEVSERSADPISGGDIWKRIYQPSYIQEQYVLTHCSVSTDRSQGLLSHSSTSSESTGSRDVALEGGSSAPGADATSQQGQKSLSLCESSTKSAPLPSAPAGTKVTVALSTEELARRKKALARAALAGRSFSSPHGELDAHRLCRALEKVSQKRNQSLEGRLDELGPRARRPQPSMAESNNLLSPTHLDWDMLVEPSYLFSASPAPEPGEPSLGDAGLPLRCQVVIHALRAGKPVSWEVTASLESLLQPREGPGREDPPRWAGKAWDKPLHRLAARSVIRDNENAAQREAELEQGFARRFRLKAVQTSKACNVPSLYTRLVPVDGATQAALPAAPEVWGTAGSASRPRAAAAGSWHHRSSSAGLGQQRDAEEQDEAPVAAERDETPGSPASISSPTYGWEKQNCSNGPPTSPSTTSMGSQKSTESIAGSRFGLSRRRGPSLVLRPQCLSPESEHSSNHASHDYLPLVQLQQARGPFQLTESFSEVVQIPLDRLRRASPYASHRASLSPVSPGARSSPEAGPGREEGEEPAAAPQPGSPPSRSTCSEVPSAAVWAQADSGHGSESDTGPYSAAPSEASVSWQDVGPEDLESASWATAVALAWLEHRCAGFFEEWELVAAKADAWLQAQRLPEGVDVGCLKGAARHLFLLLRHWDENIKLNMLCYNPNNV from the exons ATGCCGGGCCTCTACGCCCTCTCCTCATGGGACGCTCTGCCCCTGAAGAGCTCCAGGGTGAAGGCTTGTGCCAACGGGTACTCCCTGAGCATCACCGCTCACCTCGTGTACACCAACCCCCACGAGGAGCCCGTGGAAG GCATCTTCATCTACCCGCTGGAGGAGTCGGAGGTGGTGGCTGGCTTTGAGGCGGCCGTGGGCAGCCGACGGGTGACTTTCCAGGTCCAGAACCGGCACCGGGCGCAGGACTGCTGCCTCCAgtgcggccccagccccggccggccaCGCCGCTGTGCCGGCG gccaCCTCGTCCTGGACGAAGACACAGAGCGCTCCGCCTTCGTCATCGTCACGGGTGCGCTGTGCCCGGCGGAGAGTCTGGCCGTCACCCTGAGCACGGTGCAGGAGCTGGCCACGCTGCCGGACGGggccctgcgcctcctcctcccccccgtCCTCGCGCCCCGGGTCCCCGCCGTCCCTGAGAGCGAGCCGGCAAGCTTGTGTGACGACAGGTTGGCCCTATG CCCCACCAGCTGTTTCGGGGGGCCAGGTGCCCGGAGCCAGCCGTCCCCCACGACACCTGCGGAGAGCGTGGATGTCTTTCGGGGACGACCCAGCAACCCCTTTCCTTATGAGTTTGCCTTTGAGCTGCTGGTGAAAGGCCCCTGCTTGCTGGCAG GGCTGGAGAGCCCGTCCCATGCCCTGCGAGCCGATGCCGACCCCTGGGCcagctctgccaccaccacctgcGTCACCCTGGCCGAGCCCCACCGCTATGACAGGGACCTCGAGATCATCCTCTACCCCTGCG aaccccaccacccccacctgGTGATGGAGAACGGCACCATGACGTACCCCGAGTACGAGGCCCACGTCCGGAGCCGCCGGGATTACGTGCGGATCGCCAGGAAGGATGGCAGCGGCGAGAGACAG GTGGCTTTCGTGCAGAAGCGTTTCCACAAAGACATCTTCCCCAACCCTGTGCTGATGCTGAACTTCTGCCCGGCGGCGGAGGGCGTCCCTGGGGACCTGCAGAGCGTCACCCGCGAGGTCCTCTTCCTCGTCGACCGCAGCAGCACCATGAGCAGCCCCAACCTTGACAAGGTCAAG GAGGCTTTGCTGGTGGCCCTGAAGAGCCTCCCGTCGGGGACGCTGCTCAACGTCGCCGGCTTTGGTGCCGACGTCAAGCCGCTCTTCCCGTCCAGCCGCCTCTGCAGCAAC GAGACGCTGCGGTACGCCTGCGAGCATCTCGGCGGGCTGCGGGCAGACGCGGGTGGCACCAACCTGCTGGCGGCCCTGGGCTGGGCGCTGGCGCAGCCCCTCCACCACGGCTACCCCCGCCAGCTCTTCCTCTTCACCGACGCGGCGGCCGGCAACGCGGGCAGGATCCTCCGGCTGGTGCGCAGGCAGGCCAGCACCGTCAG GTGCTTCAGCTTCGGCATGGGCCTGCGGGCGTGCCGGCAGCTGCTGAAGGGCATGGCCAAGGTGAGCGGGGGCCGTGCAGAGTTCCTGAGCCCGGCCGagaggctgcagcccaag CTGATCAAGTCCCTGAAGAAGGCGATCGAGCCGGCCGTCAGCGACATCACCATCGACTGGTACGTCCCCGACAGCATGGAGGCTCTGCTCTCGCCCACGGAGCTCCCGACCCTCTACCCCGGCGACCGCCTCGTCAGCTACTGCGTCCTCTACAGCATCGCCCGCTTCCGTGACAGGCACCCACCA ggccggGAAGGGGCTCGGCAGGGCTCCCGGggctcagccttcccctcccaggaggaGGTGCCCAGTACCAGGGAGAGCCGCCAGCTGCCCCGGAGCACCCCAGGATCCGGGGATGCCTCCCTGGAGCTCTCTGCCGGGGGCACAGAGGTGTCGGAGAGAA GTGCAGATCCCATTTCGGGGGGAGACATCTGGAAGCGGATTTACCAGCCCTCCTACATCCAGGAGCAGTACGTCCTGACGCACTGCTCCGTCAGCACCGACCGCAGCCAGGGACTGCTCTCCCACAGTTCCACCAGCAGCGAGTCCACCGGCTCCCGTGATGTGGCCCTCGAGGGCGGCTCCTCGGCCCCGGGTGCCGATGCTACCTCCCAGCAGGGCCAGAAGAGCCTGTCCCTTTGTGAGTCCTCCACCAAATCCGCCCCGCTGCCCTCTGCCCCGGCTGGCACCAAG GTGACGGTGGCCCTGAGCACGGAGGAGCTGGCACGGCGGAAGAAGGCGCTGGCACGTGCCGCCCTGGCCGGCCGCAGCTTTTCCTCACCGCACGGGGAGCTGGATGCCCACCGGCTCTGCCGGGCCCTGGAGAAGGTGTCGCAGAAGAGGAACCAGTCCCTGGAGGGGCGGCTGGACGAGCTGGGACCCCGGGCACGGCGGCCGCAGCCCAGCATGGCGGAGTCAA ATAACCTCCTCTCGCCCACCCACCTGGACTGGGACATGCTGGTGGAGCCCTCCTACCTCTTCAGCGCCTCACCGGCGCCCGAGCCGGGGGAGCCCAGCCTGGGCGATGCCGGCCTGCCCCTGCGCTGCCAGGTGGTGATCCACGCGCTGCGAGCCGGCAAGCCGGTGTCCTGGGAAGTGACGGCCTCGCTGGAGTcgctgctgcagccccgggaggggccgggcagggaggaCCCCCCGCGGTGGGCAGGCAAGGCCTGGGACAAGCCGCTGCACCGCTTGGCAGCACGCTCCGTCATCCGGGACAACGAGAACGCGGCGCAACGCGAAGCCGAGCTGGAGCAGG GTTTTGCCCGCCGGTTTCGCCTGAAAGCCGTGCAAACCAGCAAAGCCTGCAACGTGCCTTCTCTCTACACCCGCCTGGTGCCCGTGGACGGTGCCacgcaggcagccctgcccgcagcccccgagGTGTGGGGCACAG CCGGCTCGGCCAGCCGGCCACGAGCTGCTGCGGCAGGGAGCTGGCACCACAGGAGCTCCTCAGCAGGGCTGGGCCAGCAGCGGGATGCggaggagcaggatgaggccccCGTCGCTGCAG AGCGAGACGAGACCCCTGGGTCTccagccagcatctcctccccTACCTATGGCTGGGAAAAGCAGAACTGCTCAAACG GGCCTCCAACCAGCCCCTCcaccacctccatgggctcccaGAAATCCACGGAGAGCATCGCTggctccag GTTTGGCCTGAGCAGGCGCAGGGGGCCCAGCCTGGTGCTGCGCCCGCAGTGCCTCAGCCCGGAAAGCGAGCACTCCAGCAACCACGCCAGCCACGACTACCTGCCGCTG GTGCAGCTGCAGCAAGCCCGGGGGCCGTTCCAGCTCACCGAGAGCTTCTCCGAAGTGGTGCAGATCCCCCTGGACCGCCTGCGCCGAGCCTCCCCCTACGCCTCCCACCGAGCCAGCCtcagccccgtgtccccaggggccAGAAGCAGCCCCGAGGCAGGGCCCGGCCGTGAGGAGGGCGAGGAGCCcgctgcagccccacagcccggCTCGCCCCCGTCCCGGAGCACTTGCTCCGAGGTGCCCAGTGCAGCTGTGTGGGCGCAGGCAGACAGTGGGCACGGCTCCGAGTCCGACACCGGCCCCTACTCGGCTGCCCCCTCCGAAGCCAGCGTGAGCTGGCAGGACGTGGGGCCGGAGGACCTGGAGAGTGCCAGCTGGGCCACGGCGGTGGCCTTGGCCTGGCTGGAGCATCGCTGCGCCGGCTTCTTCGAGGAGTGGGAGCTGGTGGCGGCCAAGGCGGACGCGTGGCTGCAGGCACAGCGGCTGCCCGAGGGGGTGGACGTGGGCTGCCTCAAAGGGGCAGCCAGGcacttgttcctgctgctgcGTCACTGGGATGAGAACATCAAGCTGAACATGCTGTGCTACAACCCCAACAATGTCTGA